One Arachis hypogaea cultivar Tifrunner chromosome 18, arahy.Tifrunner.gnm2.J5K5, whole genome shotgun sequence genomic window, TTTactgaattttcaattagatctctagttatactttttttctttttgattaagtCTTTATATCATATTAAATTGTATAATTAAGTCAAAATgttagaattaacagaatattccattaaataaaataaagagaaaaggacaaataggtccttaacCTTTTCATCCGCAGACATTTAAGTCCTCGaagatttgaaaatacatttaagtccttgactttttcaaaacctgAACATATCGATCCCTCATGTTCACTTGGGTCTATCAGACTTATCGGAAAAATCAAACGTGACTCCTACTGTACTGACCTGGTTGATACGGATGCATATGTGAGCGAGAGAGATTTTAAAATTGGACAAATTAGACTCAGGGATCGATATGTTCAGATTTTGAAGAGGTCaaggacttaaatgtatttttaaatcttcAAGGACTTAAATGTCCGCGGACAAAAAAATTAGGGACTGATTTGtctttttctctaaaataaaTATGCCTAACACttgacaaaatattttattaattttaacatttttgtcACGATAAAGACTTAGTTACAAAATCTAATATAGTATAggtactcaattaaaaaaaaatataagaacttaattaaaaatttagtaaaataatagggatcgatagaataattaaaccttatgcAATATTTAGGTACCTATGTATGTGGTGTTCACAAAAGCATGAGCAACATGTGCCCTGGACTCAACAACAAATGTTGGTTCGCTACAAGATAAATTATATTCAAACCTGCattcataaaataattaaactaattattaagAAGTTTGTTAGTTGTTCAAATTTTACAAGCACTATGAATGAGACAAATTAAATAACTAACCTAGTAGTGTACCAAAGGTAATCTGATTTGTCTTTAGTTGTATTCATTTGTTCAAGCAGAGTGTTTGATCTTAGTGTGGTGTCATCAAAATTTGGAATCACATCTTCAAATTTCTCCCAATCATCTATTGAGCTGAAGTTTTGTCTGTTAAAATAGATTCTTGTGTTGCTTGTTGTATTTACCTTCATTGTggtttaaacaattaattaaatagataatCACCAAAGACAAAATTGGTACATATATTTAtctttaactaaattaaattgaaaatttaggGTAAGTTGgatttgtgtttttgttttttgtatttttttaattttgtgaaaaaaaagaaagaaaatgataaataaaaatagaaaacaaaattttaCATAGGGTAAAAGTATGttttttgttcttaaaatttgtattttcttttaaaaatatctctaatgtttaatttcattcaattttgttCTTAACGTTTTCGATTAATTTAatattgtccctaacgtttttatttatttcaaaattattcctaaacattttttattttgtcgtTAACATTTTAAATTGAGGTGACGTTCAGGaataattttgatacaaattgaaaatgctcgagacaaaattgaatataattaaatgttgggaatattttaaaaaaaaaattataaatattaaagataaaaaatactttacctttttaaatataaaaaaaccgaaaataaaaacacaaatgaAACACAAGGGTGTTATTTATTactggtttaattattctgttggttcttatagttttccgaaattttcaattagatccctatacttttttttcttttatttgagtccttgcaccaaaattttttttaattgagtctctacacttttttttccttttatttaggtccctataccaattcttttttttttagttgggtccttataaaattaagtcaattactactaagagggacttaattgaaaaaaaaaattagtgcagggaccaattaaaaaaaaaagtataaggacctaattgaaaattttacaaaaactatagggaccaacagagtaattaaacctttattaCCACTTACATTTGCTGTATTGAATGTCACATTTTGACAATCTGGTAAGATACTAATTGACTTAGGTAGCAATTCAAAGGTTTTGTTGCGGAATTGGACATTTGTGTTATTCACTCCATCATTGTTTATGAGGAATGCAACAcatccttcattttcttcttcaaaaacatAACCCTGCTCAAAATTATTCTAGAATTATTGTTCAAATATTTAAGTTTCAATTAGTGAAACATTTTAGAGAAAGAAAATATGATCACCCACCTCTTGCAATTTACCTAAAGAGAAATTACTTTGAACTCCTTGCAACAAAGTTGAAGAGCAAGACTTGATTGCAGCATGCAATTCCCTAAGATGTCCCCACTTAGGTTGCCTCAACAAACCTAATaacaaattttggaaaaattAAGGTTCAAATGAGGTAGCAAAAtagtttgagtttaattttgatacgaGATTAGTGTAAAACAGTTTTATATTAACatgtatttaagttttattatgtgaaaaaaaattggttaatTTTGACTTCTACTATCTCAAAAATAAGTTATTTCTTACTATGTCATAACACACCTAATTGAATATCTAGTATAAACAATTTTAAGCTCTTAAATGTATAGCAATTAAACTAAAATAGTTAATAGTGTACACTTACCATATTCATCAAGAGGGGCTTGATCATAATATGCTGTTATAACATAAGCAGAGGCTGTTCTCCCAAAGTTAGTTCCACCATGGTACTATTTCAGTTTGCAAAcaacattaattaatttaattatacaaAGTTTAATTAAGATGGTTTAATAAAGAGTGACATTAGATGGAAAAAAATCTCGGAAAAATCTTTAAGAATTTGGCTAAAGAGTataagaaagattttttttttttttttaatattgaatatATTTGTCTCAATTCCTAAGTAGAGAGTGAAGAATCTAATAATTACTCATCGATGAAAACTTACCTGCggttatttttatgtaaatttaatatttaagaaccgttagataatttgacaattttaattaaattatcatctaacgaTTCTCAATTCTTACCTTTACATAAAGATAACTGATGTGAGTAAGAATGATAATACAATTTGGACCCGCGACTATCTGCCCTGCCCTTGGACAAGACGGGAGCGCGGTTGGGGTTAgggaatatataatatatataaaaaattaataaaatgattattaatactattttatattgtattattatatttttaatttaattcatgttatatatgtgattatgattattaaaattttaaaatttagttttgtttattgaattttgATAATTATAAAAGAGTATTATGATTCAGATTTTTACTAGATGCAAATAAAAACATAACGAATTTTATACGAATCATTATAAGACAAAATGGAATCCAATAAGACAAAAATCTACCCTTATTAATTTCATTGTCACCTCTACATGTGAGTTGGGCGAAAATGTGTTGTTAACAATTAATTTCGAACAAATAGCAAGAGAAATATTTGTGATCATATAAATTTAGGTTAAAGTCTTGTAGAAAGAGCAAAATGACTTAATATTTAAGAAGATGGATGGACCAACAGACATATAATACAAATTAAAGAGGGGGACCTTATATGAAGACAAAATAGAGTTTAAAAGTAAGAATACCATATAATAGTTGACATAGCTTCCATTTCTTGCAATAAAAAGAGTGACGTGAAATGCAATGTCTTGTGCAGATCTTATATATGGCAACCCACCATACACTTGATAACTTCAACAACAGGGTAAAAAAATGGAAACAGTTAATCATCTtgaaattacttttttattagaTAATATAAATTTGTAATTTGGTCAAATAATTCATTTATCTataaataaactatatatatCAGTCTGAAATGATGACTTGATATTTACACACACACAAAAAAGTTCTTAAACAATATAGTATATAGTAGTTTTTCTtgaatttggattctctaaagttttaattttactttaaagAGTAAAAGTGTTAtttctcaccatttattttataggtgggaccaataataaatatgagagagaaatcaTTCAAGGATAGAAAATTATACTTTACCCtctaaagtacaaatttaaaatttagaggatctaaattcgTTTTTCTTGGATCAAAGAATAAGAAATGAATAAATAGGTagatattatgtattttattacgttatttatggatttttttttttttaagaattgttGAACTTACAAAGAAGTCCAGTCTTCGGTCCACAATTTGGGCTTGTTGGGCGAGTTTGGGCCTGGAAAGGTTTCTCCACATCTCATGCCATTACATGTATTGATCTGCATGAATACCATGACAACCTTAGAAAAATTTAcactagaaaacaaaaataaataaaagacctTACAAGAAAACTATTGAAAAAACAAATTGCTAATTAAGGTTTTAAGTTTCCTATTTTGTTTTGGTCTAAGGTATATAAGGTTAATAACGGTGACTAATCTCCTTAGtaataactaatatatattttgAGAACTCAAACTCCTAACTAAATGTTTAAGAAGCCCAATTAATTAGTAGCTATGCTATACTCCATGATTCCTAATTAGtgaattacaaaaaattattaagactcctactaaaaactaagtaCCCCTCTTATCACTAATTCCTAAACCCTAATACTTTTTAGGTTTTAGCATCAAAATGTCAATAGACCTAGCTGAAGCAACAAATATTACCTAACTTATTTTTGTAGCAAAAACTGTACTAAGGATTTAACTTCAAAACACTAAATTCAACATACTTTTAAATAGAGGTAGCAAAGCGGGCTAGCCCGCCCCAACCCGCCCAGTCCCGTCTTGGCCCGTCCTATAAATAGGCGGGCCGGGTAACTAAGATAGACTCAAAATACTAGTTCGCCtcgctttatggcggattggcgagTCGGCGGGTTAGCCTGTTttactcgtttttttttttttaaataaaattcattaaaattaatcaaaaattaataattaaaaaattaaatacaaataaaaatattcaaattataatataatttttttattatcttttttttaatttttaacttcaataaaattatttaaaataatatttgtcaatagaatcatctttattttaaaaaataagtcacataatttgagcatatatatgaaattgtaaaataaaataaattaagttaataactaaaagaagaataaaaacaaaaaataaaaaaaagtatttaaaaattctataattattacttttataatagtaattactcttttatttaataaaaaaataaaaataaaaatctccaGTCCAGCCGACCGGTCCGCCCCGCCTCaccaaaacccgccaatttggcggtgTGGGTTTggcgaattttttttatttagtgggCTCTAAATCCTAACCCGACCCACCTTTTTACTGGATCCACCCGACATATTCGACCCGTTTTGTCACCCCTACTTTTAAAATTAtagagattaaaataaataaatatctaaaaatatataattagataactctcttctttcttcttttttttttgtgtgtctcTTGATTTAACCCATGAATCGtgagcttcatttaaaaatttatcatttgCATTAAATTGctacatatacaaaataaaatttaaatttttaacacttatttaaaaaaattaataaattaattattagaccaacttaaattaattataattttttattttttacagtaTTTGCTAAACATAAACGGAGTGAGTAAACTAACCACTGGATGAGGAGCATCAGTTTGCTTGCACATAACCCATGGAACACCAGTGTCAAGGCTCAGTGCCATTTTTGCAGCCCATTGAACATACTGTGGTCCTCCCACACCGAATGACCTTTCCACGTTTTGATATTCGTTTTCAATCTaccattaatttaattttattagttatgattaattaaaaacaaattaaaactcattaaattaaatttatataataataacttGGAACCATACCTGTGACAATATAATTGGGCCTCCTTGTGAAGCATATAAGCCCTCAGCTTTCATCATGTTCActatttttgttgtaaaatttTGCATGTAGAACTACAACATTAGGAATTTTAGAATATACATATTATAATGTGTTATACAATAATGTTGTCTTATATTATATCCTTAATTTAAATAGCATATACCTTGAATGGTTCATTGTCCGTTCGGTAAACAATTCCAGGCACATCATGTAACCAAAATGGGAATCCCCTACATATTTATTAACATTATTTTGATTTAGTTATAAGTGATTTTAGGGGGGGAAAATGAATACAGAAATCAGTCAAAAATAAATTGTGTTTCTATCTctatacttattttttattaatatattataaattataattgttCATTTTTTTAGT contains:
- the LOC112771228 gene encoding LOW QUALITY PROTEIN: beta-galactosidase 6-like (The sequence of the model RefSeq protein was modified relative to this genomic sequence to represent the inferred CDS: deleted 2 bases in 1 codon); the protein is MEKWKVFVMVMMVSLFTFTVGGEEDGVTYDGRSLLIHGQRKLLFSGSIHYPRSTPKMWPDLIGKAKEGGLDVIQTYVFWNLHEPQPGQYDFSGRYDLVRFIKEIQAQGLYVCLRIGPFIESEWTYGGFPFWLHDVPGIVYRTDNEPFKFYMQNFTTKIVNMMKAEGLYASQGGPIILSQIENEYQNVERSFGVGGPQYVQWAAKMALSLDTGVPWVMCKQTDAPHPVINTCNGMRCGETFPGPNSPNKPKLWTEDWTSFYQVYGGLPYIRSAQDIAFHVTLFIARNGSYVNYYMYHGGTNFGRTASAYVITAYYDQAPLDEYGLLRQPKWGHLRELHAAIKSCSSTLLQGVQSNFSLGKLQEGYVFEEENEGCVAFLINNDGVNNTNVQFRNKTFELLPKSISILPDCQNVTFNTANVNTTSNTRIYFNRQNFSSIDDWEKFEDVIPNFDDTTLRSNTLLEQMNTTKDKSDYLWYTTRFEYNLSCSEPTFVVESRAHVAHAFVNTTYIGGAHGNHDVNSFKLELPVTVQLVNEGTNNLSILSVMVGLPDSGAYLEKRFAGLRNVELQCSKQESLSLTNSTWGYQVGLLGEKSQVYREQNSSDTEWTPLENITTQMLVWYKSTFETPEGDDPVALDLSSMGKGEVWVNGESIGRYWILFHDSKGNPSQSMYHVPRSFLKDKSENVLVLVDEGGGNPLAITLNTVVVANFHQTKSNLLSFPSFA